A stretch of BD1-7 clade bacterium DNA encodes these proteins:
- the clpV1_2 gene encoding Protein ClpV1: MISIKRSHLFSKLNPTCLKAIESATVSTKLHNHKRVTLAHWLLLLIDGDNRLHAMLVKQDAALARIKTDLQNAIDAIPQQEGESLDFDDNVEHLIHQAWIQASLVCNQNSIDSLHLLLALLSDNHLRQALKKVSPALASLDYHQVMSLQTSLPTTAEKADARLKSSTPDFDTANTQPALETFTTDLTAKARAGKLDAVIGREDEIDQMLDVLLRRRQNNPLLLGEAGVGKTAIAEGFALKVANGEVPPPLQNIQVRVLDLVVLQAGASMKGEFEQRLHDVIEQAIASETPIILFIDEAHTLIGAGGEQGTGDAANLLKPALARGELKVIAATTWAEYKKYLEKDQALARRFQSIQVAEPDTEKAVRILTAVADLLANHHGVVITDEAIDAAVKLSQRYIGWRQLPDKAISLLDTACAQVAGSRYKTPRVIQHLQQDILANQNRQRRKKQCGTVAVNDIDALKQTQAHLNSTTQTWRQARKLVEEIDQHNQTLFSQITSETNALEDDFQTGTEDSFYAKREAKAALDALQQDNPMIHDEVDPAAIARVVEDWTGIPVTRQSTDELQTCLQLDQNLQQHVIGQKNALNALCERVKIAKASLTDPNKPTGVFLLAGPSGTGKTETVLALAELLYGSRDSLITLNMSEYQESHSVSKLKGAPPGYVGYGSGGILTEAVRKKPFSLVLLDEIEKAHPDIYELFFQVFDKGTLEDSEGRKVDFRNTLIILTSNAASDTVVDLSQTQLDSETQYQRLHETLLETFPPAFLGRVTPLIFHPLTHAQLIQITQLQLRRIAQRLSDNHQILLNFDESVLTYIANRCQSTDTGARLIDHLLNRQLLPVISRRIIESMVDNHPLAQIDVRINKDQWDCQYHAIRGDQEVANYEPTHQSGNGALSRVPNGLFPGDHSSPQ, encoded by the coding sequence AACCACAAGCGAGTGACGTTAGCACACTGGCTCCTATTACTGATCGACGGCGACAATCGTCTTCACGCTATGCTGGTGAAACAAGATGCTGCCCTCGCACGGATTAAAACCGATCTGCAAAATGCCATCGATGCGATTCCTCAACAAGAAGGCGAATCGCTGGATTTCGACGACAACGTCGAACACCTTATTCATCAAGCCTGGATTCAGGCATCGTTGGTTTGCAATCAAAATTCGATAGATTCACTACATCTGTTATTAGCTTTGTTAAGTGACAATCACCTGCGTCAGGCACTAAAAAAAGTCAGCCCTGCATTAGCAAGCCTCGACTACCACCAAGTAATGTCGCTGCAAACCTCACTACCCACCACCGCTGAAAAAGCCGATGCCAGACTTAAAAGCTCTACCCCGGATTTTGACACAGCAAACACACAACCCGCCCTTGAAACATTCACCACAGATCTAACAGCAAAAGCACGAGCGGGCAAACTCGATGCCGTTATCGGACGCGAAGATGAAATCGATCAAATGCTGGATGTGTTACTGCGTCGCCGGCAAAACAACCCATTGCTGCTCGGGGAAGCCGGCGTCGGTAAAACAGCGATTGCAGAAGGCTTTGCACTGAAGGTCGCCAATGGCGAAGTACCGCCACCGCTACAAAACATTCAGGTTCGCGTATTGGATCTCGTCGTATTACAAGCCGGCGCGAGTATGAAAGGTGAATTCGAACAACGCCTGCACGACGTTATTGAACAAGCCATTGCATCTGAAACACCCATCATTTTGTTTATCGACGAAGCCCACACGCTCATCGGTGCTGGTGGCGAGCAAGGCACCGGCGATGCCGCCAACTTGCTGAAACCGGCGCTCGCACGGGGTGAGCTTAAAGTCATCGCTGCCACAACATGGGCTGAATACAAAAAATATTTGGAAAAAGACCAAGCGCTTGCCCGTCGATTTCAGAGTATTCAAGTGGCTGAACCCGATACGGAAAAAGCCGTTCGCATTCTCACTGCCGTTGCCGACTTACTCGCAAATCACCACGGTGTGGTCATTACCGACGAAGCCATTGATGCCGCAGTGAAGCTATCACAACGCTATATCGGCTGGCGCCAACTGCCGGATAAAGCCATCAGTTTACTGGATACCGCCTGCGCTCAAGTAGCCGGTAGCCGTTATAAAACACCACGTGTCATTCAACATTTACAGCAAGATATTCTCGCCAACCAAAACCGGCAACGCCGTAAAAAACAATGTGGCACGGTGGCAGTTAACGATATCGATGCGTTAAAACAGACACAGGCTCACCTTAACAGCACCACTCAAACCTGGCGACAAGCCCGCAAACTCGTGGAAGAAATCGACCAGCACAATCAAACGTTATTCTCTCAGATCACATCTGAAACCAATGCTCTCGAAGACGATTTTCAAACCGGTACCGAAGATTCTTTTTACGCCAAACGCGAAGCGAAAGCTGCGCTTGATGCACTGCAACAAGATAACCCAATGATTCATGATGAAGTTGACCCAGCGGCGATAGCTCGGGTTGTTGAAGATTGGACGGGGATTCCTGTTACTCGCCAAAGTACCGACGAATTACAAACCTGCTTGCAGTTAGATCAGAATCTTCAACAACATGTAATCGGCCAAAAAAACGCTTTGAATGCGTTGTGTGAGCGAGTAAAAATCGCTAAGGCATCCCTGACCGACCCCAACAAACCTACCGGCGTATTTTTGTTAGCAGGCCCCAGTGGCACGGGTAAAACCGAAACGGTGCTGGCGTTGGCCGAGTTACTGTATGGCAGCCGCGATAGCTTGATTACCCTCAATATGAGTGAGTATCAAGAATCTCATAGCGTCTCCAAACTCAAGGGAGCACCTCCAGGCTACGTGGGTTATGGCAGTGGAGGCATTCTCACCGAGGCCGTGCGCAAAAAACCGTTTTCGTTGGTGTTACTGGATGAAATCGAAAAAGCCCACCCGGACATCTATGAATTGTTTTTTCAGGTTTTCGACAAAGGCACACTGGAAGACAGCGAAGGCCGCAAGGTAGATTTTCGCAACACGCTGATTATTCTAACCAGCAACGCAGCCAGCGACACCGTGGTAGATCTCAGCCAAACTCAACTCGATTCCGAAACGCAATATCAACGCTTACATGAGACGTTGCTGGAAACCTTCCCGCCCGCGTTTCTCGGTCGTGTGACACCACTGATATTTCACCCGTTAACCCACGCGCAACTGATCCAAATCACGCAACTGCAACTGCGGCGTATTGCACAGCGGCTTAGTGACAACCATCAAATTTTGCTAAATTTTGACGAAAGCGTGCTGACATATATCGCGAATCGTTGTCAGAGTACCGATACCGGTGCGCGGTTGATCGATCACCTGCTGAATCGTCAGCTACTGCCCGTTATAAGCCGGCGCATTATCGAATCCATGGTGGACAACCATCCCCTTGCACAAATCGATGTGCGCATTAACAAGGATCAGTGGGATTGCCAATATCATGCAATCCGCGGTGACCAAGAGGTAGCAAACTATG